The following are encoded together in the Glycine max cultivar Williams 82 chromosome 8, Glycine_max_v4.0, whole genome shotgun sequence genome:
- the LOC100804266 gene encoding cation/H(+) antiporter 15, with amino-acid sequence MANTIPACYEVSVLNPSRIWQTDNVLKSELPILAFQIVFTVALSRLFFFIYKPLHQPRLISQISVGFLLTPPLLGRYTAIFEFIFPVNGVLNVEVLSHIGLIYYAFLSGLEVNLDTILQVKKKPASIAAAGIIFPMVMAPGLYALHRKFYDNKAANQLEESTSNAYLLWTLVLTVTGFPVVAHTLSELKLLYTGLGKAALTAAMISETYGWILFTLLVPFSINGKIAVYSVLSTILFIVVCIFVLRPIFLRLIDRKTDKEELDDKQSLFVLMGVLACSYITDILGTHGIVGAFVYGLILPHGRFAEFIMSISDDFACGFLAPLFFSGNGMRLMLTSIFYQAHWPLTLLIVLLLCVPKILSTLFATFFFGMRTRDGLALGLLLNTKGAMALIMLNIAWDRAIVSIPTYAVITSAVLLMTVVVSPIINAIYKPRKRFEQNKLKTIQKLRLDAELRIQACVHNTRQATGMISIIESFNATRLSPIHVFALYLTELTGRAVALLAAHMEKPSSQPGVQNLTKSEAELQSIANAFDAFGEAHDAVRLETLNVVSAYATIHEDIHNSANEKRTSLILLPFHKQLSSEGALEVTSVVYKDINQNVMQHAPCSVGIFVDRDFGSIPKMNLRILMPFVGGPDDREALAIAWRMAGHPGIHLSVVRIILFDEATEVDTSIEAEAQGILSTVVDSEKQKELDDEYISSFRLTAVNNDDSITFSEIDAHADEDIPAILNELEKNGCDLYIVGQGNCRNSRVFSNLLKWCDCPELGVIGDILASNDFGSRSSLLVVQQYGYGGMVFGKNLNQVTTNNVGFESLVVKTE; translated from the exons ATGGCGAACACAATACCGGCATGTTATGAGGTATCTGTGCTTAATCCTAGTCGAATCTGGCAAACTGATAACGTCCTAAAATCGGAGCTCCCTATTCTCGCCTTTCAAATTGTCTTCACTGTTGCATTGTCTCGTCTTTTCTTCTTTATCTATAAACCTCTCCATCAACCTCGTCTTATTTCACAAATCTCT GTTGGTTTCCTACTAACTCCACCGTTACTTGGGAGATATACAGCAATTTTTGAGTTCATATTTCCTGTAAATGGGGTTCTTAATGTCGAAGTCCTTTCACACATTGGCCTGATCTACTATGCATTCCTCAGTGGTTTGGAAGTGAACTTAGATACCATTCtacaagtaaaaaagaagcCTGCAAGCATCGCGGCTGCCGGGATCATCTTTCCCATGGTGATGGCACCAGGCTTGTATGCTCTACATCGAAAATTTTACGACAATAAGGCGGCAAATCAGCTTGAAGAAAGTACAAGTAATGCTTATTTACTTTGGACTTTAGTTCTTACTGTTACAGGTTTTCCTGTCGTAGCTCACACACTTTCTGAGCTCAAACTCCTTTATACCGGTCTTGGCAAAGCCGCCTTAACAGCAGCCATGATCAGTGAAACCTATGGTTGGATTCTTTTCACTTTACTGgttccattttcaattaatgGTAAAATAGCTGTCTACTCGGTGTTAAGCACTATATTATTCATTGTTGTCTGCATCTTTGTGTTACGTCCCATCTTTCTCCGACTTATTGATCGCAAGACAGACAAGGAGGAGTTGGATGATAAGCAGTCACTCTTTGTGCTTATGGGGGTTTTAGCTTGTTCATACATTACAGATATTCTAGGCACACATGGCATTGTTGGGGCTTTTGTATACGGATTAATTTTGCCTCATGGGAGATTTGCTGAGTTTATCATGTCAATTTCTGATGATTTTGCTTGTGGGTTTCTAGCACCGCTCTTCTTTAGTGGCAATGGAATGAGACTTATGTTGACCAGCATTTTTTACCAGGCCCATTGGCCCTTAACACTGCTGATTGTACTCTTGTTGTGTGTTCCAAAAATTTTAAGCACTTTATTTGCCACTTTCTTCTTTGGTATGCGCACTCGAGATGGTTTAGCTTTAGGCTTGCTTCTGAATACGAAGGGCGCCATGGCACTAATAATGCTAAACATTGCTTGGGATCGAGCG ATTGTTTCTATACCAACCTATGCCGTTATTACTTCTGCTGTTCTTTTAATGACTGTAGTAGTGTCTCCTATCATCAACGCCATCTACAAACCAAGAAAGAGATTTGAGCAGAACAAACTAAAGACTATACAAAAACTAAGACTTGATGCAGAGCTTCGAATTCAAGCATGTGTCCACAATACTCGCCAAGCCACAGGCATGATCAGCATAATCGAATCTTTTAATGCCACCAGACTTTCCCCTATACACGTTTTTGCCCTGTACCTTACTGAACTTACTGGACGTGCTGTTGCCCTTCTTGCTGCACATATGGAGAAGCCTAGTAGCCAACCCGGAGTACAAAATCTCACCAAATCAGAGGCAGAGTTACAAAGCATTGCCAATGCCTTTGATGCATTTGGAGAGGCACATGACGCTGTCAGACTTGAGACCTTAAATGTGGTGTCAGCCTATGCAACCATTCATGAGGACATACACAACTCTGCAAATGAGAAACGCACAAGCTTAATCCTCCTTCCCTTCCACAAACAATTAAGTTCAGAAGGTGCGCTTGAAGTAACCAGTGTTGTATACAAAGATATAAACCAAAATGTAATGCAACATGCACCTTGCTCTGTGGGAATCTTTGTTGATCGTGATTTTGGGTCAATTCCCAAAATGAACCTTCGTATTCTTATGCCCTTTGTTGGGGGACCTGATGACCGTGAAGCTTTGGCTATTGCGTGGAGGATGGCAGGACATCCAGGAATTCACCTATCAGTGGTTcgaattattttgtttgatgaagCAACAGAAGTAGATACTTCAATTGAAGCTGAAGCACAAGGAATATTATCTACTGTAGTGGATAGTGAGAAGCAGAAAGAGTTAGATGACGAGTATATAAGTTCATTTAGACTTACGGCAGTGAACAATGATGATTCTATAACCTTCTCAGAGATTGATGCCCATGCTGATGAAGATATCCCCGCAATCCTTAATGAGCTAGAAAAAAATGGTTGTGATTTATACATAGTTGGACAAGGGAATTGTAGGAATTCTCGGGTCTTCTCAAATTTGTTAAAATGGTGTGATTGTCCAGAACTAGGAGTTATAGGGGATATTTTGGCATCAAATGATTTTGGTTCGCGCTCATCTTTGCTAGTTGTTCAACAGTATGGGTATGGAGGAATGGTCTTTGGAAAGAATCTCAACCAAGTAACCACCAATAATGTTGGCTTTGAGTCGCTTGTCGTGAAGACAGAATAA
- the LOC100805330 gene encoding internal alternative NAD(P)H-ubiquinone oxidoreductase A2, mitochondrial has protein sequence MALARIARANLRRSGGALGSSAHEKDMFNVGGYTSRSNIPSHKFFESDRKFSYVPRIKEQNYINFSMRGISGTPYDHFPSASTQTVIEESEYEFESDRQRYAGLQPTKPGEKPRVVVIGTGWAACRFLKGIDTRIYDVVCISPRNHMVFTPLLASTCVGTLEFRTVAEPVSRIQDSLARDPNSYFFLASCTGIDTGKHEIYCEAVNNGGLPQEPYQFKVAYDKLVIASGSEPLTFGIKGVKENAFFLREVNHAQEIRKRLLLNLMLSENPGISEEDKKRLLHCVVIGGGPTGVEFSGELSDFIMRDVQERYTHVKDYIHVTLIEANEILSSFDVSLRQYATKHLTKSGVRLMRGVVKEVHPKKIILSDGTEVPYGLLVWSTGVGASEFVKTLDLPKSQGGRIGVDDWLRVPSVEDVFALGDCAGFLEHTGRPVLPALAQVAERQGKFLVELFDEIGNQNGGKAYSAKGMPLGEPFVYKHLGSMASVGGYKALVDLRQSKDSKGLSLAGFVSWMIWRSAYLTRVLSWRNRFYVAVNWATTLVFGRDNSRIG, from the exons ATGGCATTGGCAAGGATTGCTAGGGCCAACCTGAGAAGATCAGGAGGTGCTTTGGGCAGTTCTGCTCATGAGAAGGATATGTTCAATGTGGGAGGATACACAAGCAGATCCAACATACCTTCCCATAAATTTTTTGAATCAGATCGAAAGTTTTCATATGTTCCAAGAATTAAGGAACAGAACTACATAAACTTTTCAATGAGGGGAATATCAGGAACACCATACGATCACTTTCCTTCTGCTAGCACACAGACTGTTATAGAGGAGTCCGAGTATGAGTTTGAGAGTGATCGGCAAAGATATGCAGGACTACAGCCAACAAAGCCAGGTGAAAAGCCTAGGGTGGTTGTTATTGGTACGGGTTGGGCCGCGTGCCGGTTCCTCAAAGGGATAGACACCAGAATTTATGATGTTGTGTGCATATCACCAAGGAATCACATGGTCTTTACTCCTTTACTAGCTTCAACTTGTGTTGGAACCCTGGAATTCAGAACTGTTGCTGAGCCTGTATCCAGAATACAGGATTCATTAGCAAGGGACCCTAACTCCTACTTCTTTCTAGCTTCTTGCACTGGCATTGACACAGGCAAACATGAA ATCTATTGTGAGGCAGTTAACAATGGTGGATTGCCTCAAGAGCCTTACCAATTCAAAGTCGCGTATGACAAGCTTGTAATTGCATCAGGATCTGAGCCTTTAACTTTTGGTATCAAGGGAGTAAAGGaaaatgctttttttcttcGCGAAGTGAACCATGCTCAAGAAATAAGGAAGAGACTTCTCCTTAATCTGATGCTTTCTGAAAATCCAG GCATATCGGAAGAAGACAAGAAACGCCTTCTACACTGTGTAGTTATTGGAGGTGGTCCTACCGGAGTGGAATTTAGTGGTGAATTGAGTGATTTCATCATGAGAGATGTTCAGGAGCGCTATACTCATGTCAAAGATTACATTCACGTCACACTCATTGAG GCAAACGAGATACTGTCATCCTTTGATGTTAGCCTACGGCAATATGCAACAAAGCACTTAACAAAG TCCGGGGTCCGTCTTATGCGAGGTGTGGTGAAGGAGGTGCATCCCAAAAAGATAATTCTGAGTGATGGAACAGAGGTTCCTTATGGCCTCTTGGTTTGGTCCACAGGGGTTGGTGCCTCTGAGTTTGTGAAAACACTAGATCTTCCTAAGTCTCAAGGTGGAAG AATTGGTGTAGATGATTGGCTGCGTGTTCCCTCAGTGGAAGATGTATTTGCCCTTGGAGATTGTGCTGGTTTTCTTGAACACACTGGAAGGCCTGTGCTTCCAGCTCTAGCTCAG GTTGCTGAAAGGCAGGGAAAGTTTCTTGTGGAGTTGTTCGACGAAATAGGGAATCAGAATGGAGGCAAGGCTTATTCTGCGAAAGGCATGCCACTTGGAGAACCTTTTGTATATAAGCATCTTGGGAGCATGGCATCAGTAGGTGGCTACAAAGCACTGGTTGATCTACGACAGTCAAAG GATTCAAAGGGATTGTCACTTGCTGGTTTTGTTAGCTGGATGATATGGCGCTCTGCATATCTGACACGTGTCCTTAGCTGGAGGAACAGGTTTTACGTGGCAGTCAACTGGGCCACCACATTAGTCTTCGGTAGAGACAACAGCAGGATAGGTTGA
- the LOC100797334 gene encoding endonuclease 4 isoform X2, with product MHMIMGYERVRVLFLLFLIPLPTVLGWGKEGHYATCKIAQEYLSEDALFAVKQLLPDSAQGDLAAVCSWADEVGHTHRYHWSSALHYVDTPDFKCNYEYCRDCHDSYRHEHRCVSGAIYNYTMQLKSADAGISSEFNYNLTEALMFLSHFVGDIHQPLHVGFTGDLGGNTITVHWYRRKANLHYVWDDLIIQSALKTFYDSDLSIMIQAIQRNITDNWLNDVSTWEHCAHNYTACPNRYASESISLACKFAYRNATPGSTLKDEYFLSRLPVVEKRLAQGGVRLAAILNRIFTSSKTRIAQA from the exons ATGCATATGATTATGGGTTATGAGAGAGTGAGAGTGCTGTTTCTTCTGTTTCTGATACCACTGCCAACGGTTCTGGGTTGGGGCAAGGAGGGCCACTATGCCACTTGTAAGATTGCACAG GAGTATCTTAGTGAAGATGCTCTATTTGCGGTCAAACAATTGCTTCCAGATTCTGCTCAAGGTGATCTTGCTGCCGTTTGCTCTTGGGCTGATGAGGTTGGCCATACTCACCGCTATCATTGGAGCAGCGCTTTACATTACGTTGACACACCGGATTTCAAGTGTAACTATGAATACTGCA GAGACTGTCATGATTCTTACAGACATGAACATAGGTGTGTTAGTGGAGCAATATACAACTATACAATGCAACTTAAATCAGCTGATGCAGGCATTTCATCTGAATTTAACT ATAACTTGACCGAGGCACTTATGTTCTTGTCACATTTTGTTGGGGATATTCATCAG CCTCTACATGTTGGTTTCACTGGAGATCTGGGTGGAAACACAATAACAGTTCATTGGTACCGAAGGAAAGCAAATCTTCATTAT GTGTGGGATGACTTGATTATTCAGTCTGCTCTAAAAACATTCTATGACTCTGATCTTTCTATTATGATACAAGCCATTCAAAGGAATATTACA GATAATTGGCTAAATGATGTATCAACTTGGGAACATTGTGCTCACAACTACACAGCCTGTCCAAATCG GTATGCTTCTGAAAGCATTAGCTTAGCATGCAAATTTGCTTACAGGAATGCTACCCCAGGAAGCACTTTGAAAG ATGAGTACTTCCTTTCTCGGCTGCCTGTTGTGGAGAAAAGGCTGGCTCAAGGTGGTGTGCGACTTGCAGCTATCCTTAACCGTATTTTCACTTCTTCCAAGACCAGAATTGCTCAAGCTTGA
- the LOC100797334 gene encoding endonuclease 4 isoform X1 — MHMIMGYERVRVLFLLFLIPLPTVLGWGKEGHYATCKIAQEYLSEDALFAVKQLLPDSAQGDLAAVCSWADEVGHTHRYHWSSALHYVDTPDFKCNYEYCRDCHDSYRHEHRCVSGAIYNYTMQLKSADAGISSEFNCTHSQRIFLVYLLHKNIGPLIYCSNSAFTITDNLTEALMFLSHFVGDIHQPLHVGFTGDLGGNTITVHWYRRKANLHYVWDDLIIQSALKTFYDSDLSIMIQAIQRNITDNWLNDVSTWEHCAHNYTACPNRYASESISLACKFAYRNATPGSTLKDEYFLSRLPVVEKRLAQGGVRLAAILNRIFTSSKTRIAQA, encoded by the exons ATGCATATGATTATGGGTTATGAGAGAGTGAGAGTGCTGTTTCTTCTGTTTCTGATACCACTGCCAACGGTTCTGGGTTGGGGCAAGGAGGGCCACTATGCCACTTGTAAGATTGCACAG GAGTATCTTAGTGAAGATGCTCTATTTGCGGTCAAACAATTGCTTCCAGATTCTGCTCAAGGTGATCTTGCTGCCGTTTGCTCTTGGGCTGATGAGGTTGGCCATACTCACCGCTATCATTGGAGCAGCGCTTTACATTACGTTGACACACCGGATTTCAAGTGTAACTATGAATACTGCA GAGACTGTCATGATTCTTACAGACATGAACATAGGTGTGTTAGTGGAGCAATATACAACTATACAATGCAACTTAAATCAGCTGATGCAGGCATTTCATCTGAATTTAACTGTACGCATTCACAGAGGATATtcttagtttatttgttacataaGAACATAGGTCCTTTAATTTACTGTTCTAATTCTGCCTTTACAATTACAGATAACTTGACCGAGGCACTTATGTTCTTGTCACATTTTGTTGGGGATATTCATCAG CCTCTACATGTTGGTTTCACTGGAGATCTGGGTGGAAACACAATAACAGTTCATTGGTACCGAAGGAAAGCAAATCTTCATTAT GTGTGGGATGACTTGATTATTCAGTCTGCTCTAAAAACATTCTATGACTCTGATCTTTCTATTATGATACAAGCCATTCAAAGGAATATTACA GATAATTGGCTAAATGATGTATCAACTTGGGAACATTGTGCTCACAACTACACAGCCTGTCCAAATCG GTATGCTTCTGAAAGCATTAGCTTAGCATGCAAATTTGCTTACAGGAATGCTACCCCAGGAAGCACTTTGAAAG ATGAGTACTTCCTTTCTCGGCTGCCTGTTGTGGAGAAAAGGCTGGCTCAAGGTGGTGTGCGACTTGCAGCTATCCTTAACCGTATTTTCACTTCTTCCAAGACCAGAATTGCTCAAGCTTGA
- the LOC100500366 gene encoding vacuolar protein sorting-associated protein 28 homolog 2 has translation MTTMEIKLWNDKREREMYDNFGELYAIIKATERLEKAYVRDIISPQEYELECQKLIAHFKTLASTLKDTVPSIERFADTYKMECPAAINRLVVSGVPATVEHRATAAASASTSAATVAECVQNFITSMDSLKLNMVAVDQVHPLLSDLYASLNKLTILPPDFEGKTKMKEWIARLSKMGAADELTEQQARQLHFDLESSYNSFMAALPNAGT, from the coding sequence ATGACTACCATGGAGATTAAGCTATGGAATGACAAGCGCGAAAGAGAAATGTATGACAACTTTGGGGAGCTTTATGCCATTATCAAAGCCACTGAGAGGCTTGAGAAGGCCTATGTTAGAGATATAATTTCACCGCAGGAATATGAGTTGGAGTGCCAGAAGCTCATAGCTCATTTCAAAACCTTAGCTTCCACCCTTAAAGACACTGTGCCTAGCATTGAGCGATTTGCAGATACTTACAAGATGGAGTGCCCTGCAGCGATTAACCGTCTCGTGGTTTCTGGTGTGCCTGCCACCGTGGAGCATCGTGCAACTGCGGCTGCCTCTGCTTCCACCTCTGCCGCTACTGTGGCCGAGTGTGTTCAGAATTTTATTACTTCAATGGATTCCTTGAAACTTAACATGGTGGCTGTGGATCAGGTGCACCCATTGCTCTCGGACCTTTATGCTTCGCTTAATAAGTTGACAATCCTGCCGCCTGATTTTGAGGGGAAAACCAAAATGAAGGAATGGATTGCAAGGTTATCTAAGATGGGTGCAGCTGATGAGTTGACGGAACAACAGGCGAGGCAGCTTCACTTTGATCTTGAGTCTTCTTACAATTCCTTTATGGCAGCCCTGCCCAATGCTGGTACATGA
- the LOC100805869 gene encoding syntaxin-124, whose amino-acid sequence MNDLFSNSFKKYSNLKQQAHLDDVEAGKETVNLDKFFEDVENVKEEMRTVEKLHRKLQEANEESKVVHNAKTMKELRARMDKDVEQVLKRVKVIKGKLEALERSNAANRNIPGCGPGSSADRTRTSVVSGLGKKLKDMMDDFQGLRTRMQMEYKETVERRYFTITGEKPDKETIENLIWSGESESFLQRAIQEQGKGQIMDTISEIQERHDAVKEIEKNLIELHQVFLDMAALVESQGQQLNNIESHVAHASSFVRRGTDQLQDAREYQKSSRKWTCYAIILGLVLLLVLLFPILINLLPHLLR is encoded by the exons ATGAATGACCTATTCTCAAACTCATTCAAGAAATACAGCAACCTGAAGCAGCAGGCACACCTCGATGACGTAGAGGCCGGGAAAGAAACCGTGAACCTCGACAAATTCTTCGAGGACGTGGAGAACgtgaaagaagaaatgagaaCGGTCGAGAAGCTACACAGAAAACTGCAGGAGGCGAACGAAGAGAGTAAAGTGGTGCACAATGCAAAAACAATGAAGGAGCTCCGGGCGAGGATGGACAAGGACGTGGAGCAGGTCCTTAAGCGCGTGAAAGTAATCAAGGGGAAATTAGAGGCCTTGGAGCGTTCCAACGCCGCCAACAGAAACATCCCTGGCTGCGGTCCGGGTTCCTCGGCGGACAGAACCAGAACCTCGGTTGTTAGTGGATTGGGGAAGAAGCTGAAGGACATGATGGACGATTTCCAAGGTCTGAGAACAAG GATGCAGATGGAGTACAAGGAGACCGTGGAGCGAAGATATTTTACGATAACCGGAGAGAAGCCCGATAAGGAGACTATAGAGAACTTGATATGGAGTGGGGAGAGTGAGAGTTTTCTGCAGAGGGCGATTCAGGAGCAGGGGAAGGGACAAATAATGGACACAATTTCGGAGATTCAGGAGCGGCACGACGCGGTGAAGGAGATTGAAAAGAATTTGATTGAGTTGCACCAAGTGTTCTTGGACATGGCGGCTCTGGTGGAGTCGCAGGGGCAGCAGCTAAATAATATAGAGAGCCACGTGGCGCATGCGAGTTCCTTCGTGAGACGCGGCACGGATCAGCTTCAGGATGCTAGAGAGTATCAGAAGAGTTCGAGGAAGTGGACGTGCTATGCAATCATTCTTGGCCTTGTGCTTCTTCTTGTGCTCTTGTTTCCAATCTTGATTAACCTTTTGCCTCATTTGTTAAGGTGA